The genomic segment CTGGGCGGCGGAACGACCATGGCATTGGGGTCGATGGGCTCGTACCAGACGGCCGCGCGCACGTCGTCGCCGATGCGCTTCAACAGGGCGCGGGCCAGTTGCGCCCGCGCCACGTCGACGCGGCCGCTGTCGCTGGCCTTGAGTTGGGTGCGAATGGCCATCGCCAACACGCCGATCAAGACGCTCGACAAACCGAGCGCCAAAAGAACCTCGAGCAGCGTAAAGGCGGCACGACGATGCCGGGAGAGAACGCGGTGGGGAGCGGGAGAATTGCAATTTGCAATTGGGATTCTTCTCATCAATAGACTCCTGTGCCCAACATGGTCGACGAGGTCGAAGACGTGGAGTTGCCGGTGCTCGACGGCAGGCTTTGCTCCGCCGACTGCTGGGCCAGCACTAACGACGGGTCTCGCAGCCAGCGGACCAAGATGCACCGGACGGGCCGCGCCTGCTGCTCGCGGCTTTGTTCCACCGTGACCCGCAAAGTGAGCAGGCCCGACTGACTCCCGCCGCCGGCTCCCGAGGTTGGCATGCTCGACGGTTCGATGGAATACAACCAGCCGGGCACTTCGGGAACAGGTGATTGCCCCGCCGACTGCGAGGGCAACTGCCCCGACTCGATCTGCTGAAGGATGCTTTCACACAGCAACACCGCCTGGCTGAGGTCGCGGGCCGTTTGGGCATTGCGCAGCCCTGTGCGGATCAACTCTCCCAGCACCGCGACGGATGCCGTGAGGATCGCCAATGCCAGCACGACCTCCAGCAACGAAAAGCCGCTCGCCTTGGCGAGTCCCGGCACGCCGGGCGGCCCTCCTTGTTTCGATGATTTTCGGTCTTGGTTTGGCAATGAACGTAGGGTGGGACCAGCGAGCTTGCGAGCGCCGGCCCACCGTAATCGACGTCGCCAACGGTGGGCCGGCGCTCGCAAGCTCGCTGGTCCCACCCTACGGCTGCGGCATAAAAGCCGTAAGATGGTGCGTCGTCCCTTCATGGTCGCAGCTCCTCGGCCGAGACGATGTCGCCAATCCGCGCTCCCCCGGTAAGGCTGCGGACCTCGATCACGATCGCGCGGCCGCGCTCGCCGGCGAGCGCCAAGCGGGCCGCCGTGGCCGTGCCGTCGGGATAGAACAACACCGCCTGCGACCAGGAAAGGTCCACCGAGCCTTTCCGACGGTCCTGAGCGGCGAACTGCTGCGACCGCGCATCCGACGAGATGTCGTCACCGAAAAAGGTGATCCCATCGGGCAACACTTCCTCGACCGGCGGAATCGACGACGCTCGATCGCTGCTCGACGCGGCGTAGGACCCTTGCGCGGAACCGCCCGATTGCATCCCGCCGGCGCCTACGGAGCTTGTTGACTGCAAGAGCGCTTCGTTATTGGTGCGGACATCGATGCGGTAGCGCGGTTTGTCGCGCTGATAGCTGAAAGCGAAGGTTTCGCCGCTGTTGATCGCCCGAGTGCGCGTCTTGATCAGGTGCATTCTCACTTGCTCGGCCGCCCGGCGCAGCCGTTGCGTGGCCAGCGGACGTGCCAGCGCGGGCCACACCATGGCCGCCACCGCCGCGATGAGAGCCAGCACGAGCAGCAGTTCGAGCAGAGTGAAGGCTGCACGGCGGCCAAGGGTAGACGGTAGACGGTAGACGGCAGACGGGGGTGGGAGAATTGCGAATTGCGAATAGCGAATTGCGAATTGCAAATTGCCCGTCGGCCGCCAACGTCGGCGCCGGACGCCCGATGCCTGATGCCTGATGCCTTTCATAACCGTGTACCGTCCGCTGCTTACCAATTGCCGATGTCATCCTCGGTGCCGTCGGCGCCGTCAGGGCCGAGCGACCAGGCATCGTACGAATCGGTGTTATGGCGGCCCGGCGCCGCGTAGTTGTAGGGTCGCCCCCAAGGATCGGGCGGCACCGCCTTTTCCAAATACGGCCCCTGCCATTTCGAGCCTTGACCCTGCGCTTCCGGCGGCGCGCTGCGCAGCGCCTCGAGACCCGATGCAGTCGTGGGAAATTGCCCCATGTCGAGAAGGTACGATTGCAGCGGTGTATCGAACGCCTGGACCTGGCTCTTGGCCGCGTTGACCAACGCTTTTTTCTGAGCGCCGCGAATCTGAATGCCCACCAACGAGCCCAGAATGACGAGAATGACCAGCACCAGCAAAACTTCGATCAAAGTAAAGCCCGAACGGCGTCGGCGAGTAGACATTGCATTAACCTCCCACGAGTTTGTATTCATAACGTCTCGACGTCCGTTGTCAGTGGTCCATTGTCAGTTCCGACGGACCACGGACCACGGACTAAATCGTAGTACTCATCTTGATCACCGGCAGCAGGAGTGCGATCACGACGACCAGCACCGCGCCGGCCAACACCAACAACATGATCGGCTCCAGTAGCCGCACAAACAGGTCGAGCTGCCGCCAGGTGCGGTTCTCCAGTCCGTCGGCGATGTTGATCAGCACCGCTTCCAGTGTATTCGATTCTTCGGCCACCGCGATCATTTCCACGACGGTGCCGGGAAACTGCCCGGAGGCGGCCAAGGGCGCCGCCAACGATTCGCCGGCCGAGATGTTCTTGGCGGCGTTCTGCACGGCCAAGGCCAGCACGCGGTTGCCGGTCGCCTGGCTGGAGATTTCCAGCGATTTGAGAATCGGCACGCCGTTGTGCAGCAAGGTGCCCAGCACGCGGCAGAAGCGGGCCACCGCCAGGTTGAGCATGATCTTCCCCGCGCCGGGAATGCGCACGCGCCAGCGGTCGAGCCACAGCCGGCCCTGCTCGGTGGCCAATTTTGCCCGTGCGAAGAATCCGCCCGCCACCGCGACGACCACCACGCCCAGCCCCCAATGCCGCAAGAAGTCGCTGATGGCCAGCAGGCAATCGGTGACGGCGGGCAACTCGCCCCGCTCGCGCAATTGGGCAAACAGCTCGGCGAATTGGGGCACGAAAAAGATGACCAGCACCGTGACCACCGTCGAGCCGACGATGGCCAGAAAAATGGGATAGGCCATGGCGCCCAGGGTGCGGCCCTTGAGGTCTTCCTGTTTTTCGGTGAACTCCGCGATGCGGCCGAGCGCTTCTTCGAGAAAGCCGCCTTCGCTGCCCGCACGCACCATGTTCACGGCCATCTCGCTGAACACGCGCGGATAGCGCAGCATGGCGTCGCCCAGCGAAGTGCCTTCTTCGACCTGGGTGCGGACCTGATCCAGGATGTCGGCCAGCCCCGCGTGTGACGTTTGCCGCTTCAATACATCCAGCGACCGCAACAGCGGCACGCCGCTGCGCAGCAGGTCACCAAGCTGGGAGTAGGTGGTGGCCATCAACTGCGGGCGCACGCGGCGGCCGCGCCAGGTCTGGCTTGCCGCGCGCTGGGCCGAGACTTCCAGCGGAAACAGCGCCTTCTGGCCCAGCAGGCCGATGACTTCGCGCTCACTGGCCGCGGTCAAAGTGCCGGTGATCCGCTGGCCGGTGGAGTTTCGGGCGATGTAGGCGAATTCAGGCATTGGCAATTCTGGATTTTGGATTTTGGATTTTGGATTCGGTGCAGCAACCACTGCGGTCGAAAATCCAAAATCGAAAATCCAAAATCACTTCCCTCCGATCTTGTCGCTCTTCGCCACCCTCACGACTTCCTCGACGGTCGTTCGTCCGGTCAACACCTTTTTCCAACCGTCTTGCCGCAACGTGCGCATTCCGTCGTTCATGCCCGCTTGTTTCAACTTCCAGGCGCTGGCCCGATCGTGAGCGAGCTGCCGCACCGCTTCCGTCGTGACGAGCAGTTCATAAATGCCCATGCGGCCGCGATAGCCGACGTGCCGGCAGGCGCGGCAGCCGACCGTGCGGTAGATCGGCTGGCCGCCCTCGAGCATCTCGCCGAGCGGAAAGTCGGGCGGCACATCTTCGGCCGCCGGCGTATAGGGCTGCTTGCACTCAGCGCACAACCGCCGCACCAGACGCTGCGCCATCACCGCCTCCACCGTGCTGGCCACCAGGAACGGCTCGACGCCCATGTCGATCAAGCGCGTGTAGGCGCCGGCCGCGTCGTTGGTGTGCAGCGTGCTGAACACCAGGTGCCCGGTGAGCGAGGCCTGAATCGCGTTCTCGGCCGTTTCCAAGTCGCGGATTTCGCCCACCAGCACGATGTCGGGGTCGTGCCGCAAAATGCTCCGCAGCGAGGCGGCGAACGTCAGGCCGACCTTCGCGTGGACCTGAATCTGATTGATGCCTTCGAGCTGGTACTCGACCGGGTCTTCGGTGGTGATGATCTTGGTGTCGTTGTCTTTGATTTCGAGCAAGGCACTGTAGAGCGTGGTGGTTTTGCCCGACCCGGTTGGCCCGGTGACGAGCAAGATGCCGTGCGGCATCTGAATCAATTCCTTGAACGTCTTATATTGGTCATCGTCCATGCCCAGCTTTTGCAGCGAGAACTCCATCGAGCTTTTGTCGAGCAGACGCATGACGATGCCTTCGCCATGAATCATGGGGATGACCGACACGCGGACATCGACTTCGCGGCCCTTCACTTTGAGCTTGATGCGGCCGTCCTGCGGCAGACGCTTTTCGGCGATGTTGAGGTGGGCCATGATCTTCAGGCGGCTGATGATGGCCGCCTGGAAGCGATT from the Pirellulales bacterium genome contains:
- a CDS encoding prepilin-type N-terminal cleavage/methylation domain-containing protein — encoded protein: MPGLAKASGFSLLEVVLALAILTASVAVLGELIRTGLRNAQTARDLSQAVLLCESILQQIESGQLPSQSAGQSPVPEVPGWLYSIEPSSMPTSGAGGGSQSGLLTLRVTVEQSREQQARPVRCILVRWLRDPSLVLAQQSAEQSLPSSTGNSTSSTSSTMLGTGVY
- a CDS encoding prepilin-type N-terminal cleavage/methylation domain-containing protein; amino-acid sequence: MKGIRHQASGVRRRRWRPTGNLQFAIRYSQFAILPPPSAVYRLPSTLGRRAAFTLLELLLVLALIAAVAAMVWPALARPLATQRLRRAAEQVRMHLIKTRTRAINSGETFAFSYQRDKPRYRIDVRTNNEALLQSTSSVGAGGMQSGGSAQGSYAASSSDRASSIPPVEEVLPDGITFFGDDISSDARSQQFAAQDRRKGSVDLSWSQAVLFYPDGTATAARLALAGERGRAIVIEVRSLTGGARIGDIVSAEELRP
- the gspG gene encoding type II secretion system major pseudopilin GspG encodes the protein MSTRRRRSGFTLIEVLLVLVILVILGSLVGIQIRGAQKKALVNAAKSQVQAFDTPLQSYLLDMGQFPTTASGLEALRSAPPEAQGQGSKWQGPYLEKAVPPDPWGRPYNYAAPGRHNTDSYDAWSLGPDGADGTEDDIGNW
- a CDS encoding type II secretion system F family protein, which translates into the protein MPEFAYIARNSTGQRITGTLTAASEREVIGLLGQKALFPLEVSAQRAASQTWRGRRVRPQLMATTYSQLGDLLRSGVPLLRSLDVLKRQTSHAGLADILDQVRTQVEEGTSLGDAMLRYPRVFSEMAVNMVRAGSEGGFLEEALGRIAEFTEKQEDLKGRTLGAMAYPIFLAIVGSTVVTVLVIFFVPQFAELFAQLRERGELPAVTDCLLAISDFLRHWGLGVVVVAVAGGFFARAKLATEQGRLWLDRWRVRIPGAGKIMLNLAVARFCRVLGTLLHNGVPILKSLEISSQATGNRVLALAVQNAAKNISAGESLAAPLAASGQFPGTVVEMIAVAEESNTLEAVLINIADGLENRTWRQLDLFVRLLEPIMLLVLAGAVLVVVIALLLPVIKMSTTI
- a CDS encoding ATPase, T2SS/T4P/T4SS family; the protein is MEAGEILLKRGVLDERQLAVARQAQVDGRRIDEIAVELGLASEEAALTALGAEIGLEFVDLAGTKIDLDLLKHFPTRLIYRQALFPIERRNGSLVVATSDPFDLYSLDELGVATGLTIEPVLASRMEISKLIKTHLGVGSETIDGLMAKSVDDGVELLEEIETDGSELSEMAQEASVVHLVNEILLEAIELRASDVHLESQGSGLRVRYRVDGLLHAQPTPPEINRFQAAIISRLKIMAHLNIAEKRLPQDGRIKLKVKGREVDVRVSVIPMIHGEGIVMRLLDKSSMEFSLQKLGMDDDQYKTFKELIQMPHGILLVTGPTGSGKTTTLYSALLEIKDNDTKIITTEDPVEYQLEGINQIQVHAKVGLTFAASLRSILRHDPDIVLVGEIRDLETAENAIQASLTGHLVFSTLHTNDAAGAYTRLIDMGVEPFLVASTVEAVMAQRLVRRLCAECKQPYTPAAEDVPPDFPLGEMLEGGQPIYRTVGCRACRHVGYRGRMGIYELLVTTEAVRQLAHDRASAWKLKQAGMNDGMRTLRQDGWKKVLTGRTTVEEVVRVAKSDKIGGK